A part of Synechococcus sp. KORDI-49 genomic DNA contains:
- a CDS encoding LexA family transcriptional regulator gives MEFHQPPLPLQPRRARLSLPLAGERVAAGFPSPADDYVEVGIDLNEQLIRHPTSTFFLRVSGESMTGAGIHDGDLLVVDRSLDPRPGRVVVAVLDGAFTLKRLVRHRGRLRLEAAHPNYPPLELHRCGEVQIWGVAVHVIHPL, from the coding sequence GTGGAGTTCCACCAACCTCCGCTTCCCCTGCAGCCCAGGCGGGCGCGACTGAGTCTGCCGCTGGCCGGCGAGCGGGTGGCGGCCGGCTTCCCCTCCCCGGCCGACGACTACGTGGAGGTGGGAATTGACCTCAATGAGCAGCTGATCCGCCACCCCACCAGCACCTTTTTCCTGCGGGTCAGCGGCGAGTCGATGACGGGCGCCGGCATTCACGACGGTGATCTGCTGGTGGTGGATCGCAGCCTCGACCCTCGCCCGGGCCGGGTGGTCGTCGCCGTGCTGGACGGTGCATTCACCCTCAAACGACTGGTGCGCCACCGCGGTCGCCTGCGACTCGAGGCAGCCCATCCGAACTATCCGCCCCTGGAACTGCACCGCTGCGGCGAGGTGCAGATCTGGGGTGTGGCGGTTCACGTGATCCATCCGCTCTGA